In the genome of Pseudomonas fluorescens, the window GAAGTAGTAGCCCTGGAAAATCCCGTGCTTTTCCACCATCCACAAGTTATCGGCGCTGACGAACGGCTTGAGGATCGCCGCCGCGATGTCCGGGTGGTTGTAGGAACCCAGGGTGTCGCCGATATCGTGGAGCAGGGCGCAGACCACGTACTCTTCGTCGCGGCCATCGCGCCAGGCGCGGGTGGCGGTTTGCAGGGAGTGGGTCAGGCGATCCACCGGGAAGCCGCCAAAATCCCCCTCCAGCAACTTCAGGTGCGCCACAATCCGTGCAGGCAATTGTCTTGCATAGGCACTGAAGTCCGCGGCGATGATCGCCCAGTCTTCCTGCGTTCCGTCCTTCATGTGGGTGAAGCGGGCATTGGCATTCATAGGCAACTCTCTTGTGACGGATGTCAGCTAGAACGGAACGCGCCCCATGACCATGTCCCGGTACATGACAAAATCGCCGAGCAGGCTATAGAAGGGGTGTTGGAAGGTTGCCGGGCGGTTCTTCTCGAAGAAGAAATGCCCGACCCAGGCAAAGCTGTAACCTGCCAGTGGCAGGGTCCACAACAGCATCCATGCTCCGCGACCAATGGTCAGCGACAGAATCAAGATAACCAGGGTCGTGCCGATAAAGTGTAAACGGCGACAGGTGCTGTTGCTGTGCTCACTGAGGTAGTAAGGATAGAACTCAGCGAAGCTGTTGAAGCGTTTGACGTTTTCCACGACAGCGATCTCTGTGGTTATTGTTCTTGCTGCAAGTTGTTCTGCGGGTAGCTTAATTGAGTCTAGAGTGATCAATGGCATCAGCCACTGACAATAGGCGCCACTTTAGTATCCTTCGGTCAATAGCCGTAGCATGCGGCCACCAAGTAAGAAAACGCCATGAGCGAACGAACGACTTCTGCAAGCTGGGCGATGGGGATTGTCAAAGCGTTGGAGATGGACGGCCTGGATTGCCGGGCTCTGTTCAAACAGCTGGGGCTCGACTACGCGGCACTGGATGATCCGGATGCACGCTTCCCGCAAGATTCCATGACACGGCTGTGGCAGCGCGCGGTCGATCTGTCCGGCAACCCGGCCATCGGCCTGAACATGGGCAAGGTGGTGCGACCGGCGCAGTTTCATGTGACCGGTTACGCCTTGATGTCCAGCCAGACCCTGGCCGAAGGCTTTCAGCGACTGGTGCGCTATCAGCGGATCATCGCCGAAAGTGCCGACCTGAGTTTCCAGCTGCTGGAGGAAGGCTACGCGTTGATTCTGATGGTGCATGGCGACCATCTGCCGCCGACCCGACAAAGCGCCGAAGCTTCAATGGCCTGTGCCTTGGCGCTGTGCGGCTGGTTGACCGGGCGTACGTTGCAACCACGCCAAGTGTTGTTGCAAGGTGCCGAGCCGGCCAACCTGGAACCCTATAGACAAGCCTTCCATGCTCCGCTGGTGTTCAACGCGCCTTACGATGCACTGATTTTCGAACGCGCCGATATGGAAGCGCCGCTGCCGACGGCCAACGAG includes:
- a CDS encoding DUF962 domain-containing protein; translation: MENVKRFNSFAEFYPYYLSEHSNSTCRRLHFIGTTLVILILSLTIGRGAWMLLWTLPLAGYSFAWVGHFFFEKNRPATFQHPFYSLLGDFVMYRDMVMGRVPF
- a CDS encoding HD domain-containing protein codes for the protein MNANARFTHMKDGTQEDWAIIAADFSAYARQLPARIVAHLKLLEGDFGGFPVDRLTHSLQTATRAWRDGRDEEYVVCALLHDIGDTLGSYNHPDIAAAILKPFVSADNLWMVEKHGIFQGYYFFHHLGMDRHLREQFQDHPQYQATVEFCAKYDAAAFDPAYDTLPLSFFEPMMERLFAHPRNSIYKTAMEEQAPA
- a CDS encoding AraC family transcriptional regulator, translating into MSERTTSASWAMGIVKALEMDGLDCRALFKQLGLDYAALDDPDARFPQDSMTRLWQRAVDLSGNPAIGLNMGKVVRPAQFHVTGYALMSSQTLAEGFQRLVRYQRIIAESADLSFQLLEEGYALILMVHGDHLPPTRQSAEASMACALALCGWLTGRTLQPRQVLLQGAEPANLEPYRQAFHAPLVFNAPYDALIFERADMEAPLPTANEAMALLHDRFAGEYLARFSESRVTHKARQVLCRLLPQGEPKRDTVAQTLHLSQRTLQRRLQEEGTSFQALLDDTRRELAEQYLAQPSMTLLEIAYLLGFADPSNFFRAFRRWFDATPGEYRMRLMQSAEAVNDAKMPEYKAQTP